CGCGACGGGTCGCGCCCGCCCACCCAGTGCGAGCGCGACCACCGTCGCGAGGTGGACGCCGGTGAGGATCGGACCGGCGAGCGCGAGCCCCGGCAGGCCGTACGAGCGGAAGAGCCCCTCAGCGCGCTGGCGCCGTTTCGACGGCTCGTTCTCACCGTCGTCGGTGCTCTGCTCTCCCTCCCCGCGCCAGGCCCGCCACCGACCCCTCAGACCGTCGTACCCGAGGATTATCCCCCAGACGGGGAGGACGTTTCCGACGAGCGCGACGGCGGCGACGAGCACGGGGTCGAGGCCCGCCGCGACCGCCGGCGGGATCACGAGCAGGATCTCGAGCCAGGGCGTCGCCGCGGCGAGGAAAACCAGGAAGTACGCGAGGAGGCCGCCCCCGGCGAACGTCTCGGATCCGACTGAGGGGAGCGAGACGAGTACGAGCGACGGGAGCGCCCAGAGCGGGAGGGCAACGCTTCGGCCCGTAGCAGTCATCATCCGGTGTACGCCACGAGGTGGGATGAACGGCTCGGAACCGGGGCAGGTTTTTGTGGGTCGGGAGAGGATCCCCGGTATGAGCCTCGACAGATATCCCGACCTCGACCCCGGAGAGGGCGAGGTCGTCTCCGAGGAACTGGTCGTCGACGACGACGTGCTCGTGAAGGCGTTCGCGATCGGACCCGGCGGCGAACTCTCGACGCACGTCCACGAGGGCGAGACGAACGTCTTCCACGTCCTCTCGGGGACCGTGACGGTGCTCCAGGGCGACAACGAAGAGGAGGTCGCGGCACCGGGGGTCGTCCTCCACGAGAAGGGCGCACCCCACGGCGCGCGCAACGACACCGACGAGGTCGTCGTCTTCACCGCGAGTCTCTGTCCGTTACCGGGCTGATCGGACCGAGCGAGCTGTTCCGGCTCGGTGCTACCACCGGCCATGGACGTCGACCCGATCGAGTGGCACGTCTTCGGTCCGGAGTCGGTCGTTCTTCGGACCTTCCTCGGTTGCTTCTTCGTCTGGACGTTCGGGAGCGCGCTCGCGTATCTGACCTCCGTCGGCCTCGGTTCGGTCGACGCGGTCGGCTGGCTCCCGGTCGTGATCGCGACGCTCTCCGCGACGGCACTCGTGGGGGCGACGCTCGTCCTCCGCGAGACACCGAAGGAGCTCGACGGACCGGCGAGATCGCTCCTCAGGCCGAGGCCCGAAGAGGGCTGGCAGTATATCGTCGTCGGAGCGATCGCGATCGCGCCGACACAGCTCGTGCTCTACTCGCTGATCGGCTTCGACCTTCCCCTCTGGAACCCGGCGTTCGGCGGGGTCTACACGACGGCGATGCTCGGGTCGATTCCCGTCGTCGCCCTCCTCTCAGGCGACGGCCGCTACGATCCGGAGACCGGCCGCGTGACGTACAACGGCGGCCGTATCGATCTCGATCGGGCGCGCCGTCTCCGACCGAGCCGGCTCGGCCCAGTCGTCTATCCGGTCACGGCTCAAGGGCGAGGCCGATCGGGATCGTGCGAGCGTCCTCATCCCGCACCGGGTCTACCGGGCGATCGCCGAGGACGAGCGGCTGTAGCTCAGTCCCGGCCCGCGAGCCCCGCGAGGTGGGCGACCTCCGGTGCGATCAGCTCCTCGGCGCCGAGGCGTGCGGCGTTCTCACTGCCCG
This region of Halalkalicoccus sp. CGA53 genomic DNA includes:
- a CDS encoding cupin domain-containing protein, whose protein sequence is MSLDRYPDLDPGEGEVVSEELVVDDDVLVKAFAIGPGGELSTHVHEGETNVFHVLSGTVTVLQGDNEEEVAAPGVVLHEKGAPHGARNDTDEVVVFTASLCPLPG
- a CDS encoding small multi-drug export protein, whose translation is MTATGRSVALPLWALPSLVLVSLPSVGSETFAGGGLLAYFLVFLAAATPWLEILLVIPPAVAAGLDPVLVAAVALVGNVLPVWGIILGYDGLRGRWRAWRGEGEQSTDDGENEPSKRRQRAEGLFRSYGLPGLALAGPILTGVHLATVVALALGGRARPVAIWMGASLALWTAIITLATVYGLSLAGFSP